A region from the Chloroflexota bacterium genome encodes:
- the infB gene encoding translation initiation factor IF-2: MPKQKTTHTSSIDAETKEPASDVNPPADKTAREKPAQLPKAKGAAESDASKAKTAEAGPRQAQKGAKIARDGRVKVAKAGKVKPTRHAKAPPRGSAEGKVPGAAQPAAKRVPAKTKKPAVPQPSMKAAVSAEATETEPPKILEAVAVAEPEAPPTSNVVTLPLSITVRDLAALLKASPITIIRELMKSGVMANINQEIDFDTAAIVASDLGFEVKEERPPEPVEELPQEPVRKRREYTAEELAKLAPRPPVVTIMGHVDHGKTSLLDVIRQTNVVASEVGGITQHIGAYQVEVQGKKITFLDTPGHEAFTAMRARGAMVTDIAVLVVAADDGVQPQTIEAINHARAAQVPIIVALNKIDKPNANPEVVKRQLSEIGLLVEDYGGDVICVPVSAKQKIGLETLLEMILLVAEMADLKANPEALASGTVIEGRLDKTKGPLATLLVQEGTLHLGDSLVIGDLAGKVRAMFDDKGQRIESAPPAMPVVVLGLSDVPAAGEPFRVVKDEHEARALAAAEALRRQQAAEQQKRRGISLDEFFAKAQAGQAKELNLILKADVQGSIEPIVNSVEKLGDEKLRVKLLHTGLGNINESDIMLAVASQAIVIGFNVQVDAAASRMAESEGVDIRLYNIIYHLVDDIDRALKGLLEPSYKDVTIGHAEVRAVFRIGHKKQVAGCQVMDGIAARNALVRVRRADKVIFEGQVASLRRFKEDVREVNTGLECGVGVEGFDDFAVGDILEFYRKEQVGGTVA, encoded by the coding sequence ATGCCCAAACAGAAAACCACCCATACCAGTTCAATAGATGCAGAAACCAAAGAGCCTGCATCCGACGTTAATCCGCCAGCGGACAAGACCGCTCGGGAAAAGCCCGCCCAACTTCCCAAAGCCAAGGGCGCGGCGGAATCGGATGCCAGCAAAGCCAAAACGGCTGAAGCCGGACCTCGCCAGGCTCAAAAAGGAGCGAAGATTGCGAGAGATGGCCGCGTAAAGGTCGCTAAGGCTGGTAAGGTTAAACCTACCAGACATGCGAAAGCGCCTCCACGCGGTAGCGCAGAAGGCAAGGTGCCGGGTGCTGCCCAGCCTGCTGCGAAGCGAGTTCCTGCAAAAACGAAAAAGCCTGCTGTGCCGCAACCGTCTATGAAAGCAGCAGTTTCAGCAGAGGCTACAGAGACAGAGCCTCCCAAAATTCTCGAAGCTGTGGCTGTGGCCGAGCCCGAAGCACCGCCGACATCAAATGTGGTCACGCTCCCCTTATCTATCACCGTACGTGACCTGGCCGCGTTGTTGAAAGCTAGCCCTATCACGATCATCCGCGAGTTAATGAAGAGCGGCGTGATGGCCAATATCAATCAGGAAATTGATTTCGACACAGCCGCAATTGTGGCTTCAGACCTGGGCTTTGAGGTCAAGGAGGAGCGTCCGCCAGAGCCGGTCGAGGAATTGCCCCAAGAGCCCGTACGCAAACGTCGCGAGTATACTGCCGAAGAACTGGCCAAATTAGCACCACGGCCGCCCGTGGTGACGATCATGGGGCATGTCGATCACGGCAAGACCTCTCTATTGGACGTGATTCGCCAAACCAATGTTGTGGCCAGCGAAGTCGGTGGAATTACCCAGCACATTGGCGCTTATCAGGTGGAGGTGCAAGGGAAAAAGATCACGTTCCTAGACACCCCTGGCCACGAAGCCTTTACTGCTATGCGCGCCCGTGGGGCCATGGTGACGGACATTGCGGTGCTGGTCGTTGCTGCTGACGATGGCGTACAACCTCAGACGATCGAGGCCATTAACCACGCTCGTGCGGCCCAGGTACCCATCATCGTCGCGCTGAACAAGATAGATAAGCCCAATGCCAATCCTGAGGTAGTAAAGAGGCAGCTTTCAGAGATAGGACTCCTCGTGGAGGATTATGGCGGAGATGTTATTTGCGTGCCCGTCTCGGCCAAGCAGAAGATCGGACTGGAGACATTGCTCGAGATGATCCTCTTGGTCGCGGAAATGGCCGACTTGAAAGCGAACCCCGAAGCTCTTGCCTCTGGCACGGTCATCGAGGGGCGCTTGGACAAAACCAAAGGACCTTTAGCCACTTTGCTGGTGCAGGAAGGCACATTGCACCTTGGCGATTCCTTGGTCATTGGTGATCTCGCGGGCAAGGTCCGCGCCATGTTCGATGATAAAGGCCAACGCATCGAAAGCGCTCCGCCTGCTATGCCAGTAGTTGTCTTGGGACTGAGCGATGTGCCCGCTGCGGGAGAGCCCTTTAGAGTGGTCAAGGATGAACACGAAGCGCGAGCTCTTGCCGCTGCTGAAGCCTTGCGTCGCCAGCAAGCGGCTGAACAGCAGAAACGGCGCGGGATCAGCCTCGATGAATTCTTTGCCAAAGCACAGGCTGGACAAGCGAAAGAACTCAACTTGATTCTCAAGGCAGATGTACAAGGCTCCATCGAGCCTATTGTCAACTCTGTGGAGAAACTCGGCGATGAGAAACTCAGGGTCAAGTTATTGCACACTGGACTTGGCAACATCAACGAATCCGATATCATGCTCGCAGTTGCTTCGCAAGCCATTGTCATTGGCTTCAACGTGCAAGTGGATGCCGCTGCCAGCCGCATGGCTGAGTCTGAAGGGGTAGATATACGCCTCTACAATATCATTTACCACCTTGTGGACGATATCGATCGTGCTCTGAAGGGCTTGCTCGAGCCCAGTTATAAGGACGTGACCATCGGCCATGCCGAGGTACGGGCTGTCTTTCGTATCGGACACAAAAAGCAAGTAGCTGGGTGTCAGGTTATGGACGGCATAGCCGCACGCAATGCCCTGGTCCGCGTCCGCCGCGCCGATAAGGTCATCTTCGAGGGCCAAGTAGCCTCTCTGCGTCGCTTCAAGGAAGATGTGCGCGAAGTCAACACAGGCCTGGAATGCGGCGTAGGGGTAGAAGGCTTTGATGACTTTGCCGTAGGCGATATATTAGAATTCTATAGAAAGGAACAGGTAGGAGGCACAGTGGCATGA
- a CDS encoding 16S rRNA methyltransferase, with protein MRHDANALDSVVQAVLLSPKYRNVCPDVIRNIASRELVMRRNWKEALKATKNKLHQVGGAYFDAGTRYVRWLDELKEAAERADGAALRRVCTNIMGHHSSTRERLSILDEFYARTLSGLPPIRVVLDIACGLNPLAIPWMDFSEDIQYYAYDMYTDLAAFLNEFLVIIGVRGQAYACDIAHSPPVEQADLALILKSLPCLEQLDKSASVRLLDAVQSNYLLISFPVRSLGGREKGMVQNYEERFWELIAGRPWSVQRFAFATELAFLVHKR; from the coding sequence ATGAGACACGATGCGAATGCGCTGGACAGCGTTGTGCAGGCTGTCCTGCTCAGTCCCAAATACCGCAATGTGTGCCCAGACGTGATTCGCAACATCGCCTCACGAGAACTGGTGATGCGGCGAAACTGGAAGGAAGCATTGAAAGCCACCAAGAACAAGCTGCATCAGGTTGGTGGAGCGTACTTTGACGCCGGCACTCGCTATGTACGCTGGCTGGATGAACTGAAAGAGGCAGCGGAAAGGGCGGACGGCGCCGCTTTGCGCCGCGTATGCACGAACATCATGGGGCATCACTCCTCCACCAGAGAGCGCCTGAGCATCCTCGATGAGTTCTATGCGCGTACTCTCTCTGGCCTCCCTCCTATCCGTGTTGTGCTCGATATTGCCTGTGGGCTCAATCCACTGGCAATACCATGGATGGACTTTAGCGAGGACATCCAATACTATGCCTATGACATGTACACGGACCTCGCGGCTTTTCTGAACGAGTTCCTGGTGATTATAGGAGTGCGGGGTCAAGCATATGCCTGCGACATCGCCCATTCTCCCCCTGTGGAGCAAGCTGATCTCGCCCTCATCTTAAAAAGCCTGCCTTGTCTGGAACAACTGGACAAATCGGCCAGTGTGAGGCTTCTGGATGCAGTACAGTCCAATTACCTGCTGATCTCATTCCCAGTGCGCAGCCTTGGCGGAAGGGAAAAGGGAATGGTGCAGAATTATGAGGAAAGGTTCTGGGAATTAATAGCAGGCAGACCTTGGTCAGTGCAGAGATTTGCATTCGCCACGGAATTGGCCTTCTTGGTGCACAAGCGTTAA
- the nusA gene encoding transcription termination/antitermination protein NusA: MKNDFLIAITQVCAERHLPKEVVLEAIEQALVLAYKRNFGPAQNIDVKIDPNTGKARVFAAKEIVEKVKDPRTQITLQEARQIDAMAKLGSTIQIEMTPKNFGRIAAQTAKQVILQRIREAERETLYADWSDRLGEDVLGTVRNIDAAGNVILSLGRTEAILPKSEQIPTEQYTPNQRLRAYVYEVEKTNRGPRIKVSRTHQKLLRRLLENEVPEIYQGTVEIKGIAREPGSRSKVAVAATQPGIDPVGSCVGMRGVRIQNIVNELNGEKIDVVAWSPEETEFIANALSPAKVEHVWLDRETKTATVVVPDSQLSLAIGKEGQNARLAAKLTNWRIDIKSSSEAAEEIERRAKEAAEAAARERELAAKREAAAALLAQAELSLAQEEQGIAEVIGEAEGALFATEPSVDQGALATEPAPSEEMATIPAQATLVQEATPPAEATVEAEEAATGQEVESEAEESPAIKWEAESEYEEEEYEPKEGKRHKGKAKKKGRLQQRRVSRRVDWQDEIEEW, encoded by the coding sequence TTGAAGAACGATTTTCTCATTGCAATAACTCAAGTATGTGCAGAGCGGCACCTGCCCAAAGAGGTGGTCCTAGAAGCCATTGAGCAGGCGCTTGTCCTTGCCTACAAACGCAACTTTGGGCCTGCACAAAACATTGATGTCAAGATCGATCCGAATACAGGGAAAGCACGCGTCTTCGCCGCGAAGGAAATCGTGGAAAAGGTGAAGGACCCACGCACTCAAATCACACTGCAGGAGGCACGGCAGATTGATGCTATGGCCAAACTGGGCAGTACCATACAGATTGAGATGACGCCCAAGAATTTTGGGCGCATCGCTGCCCAAACGGCCAAACAGGTTATTCTGCAGCGCATTCGCGAAGCGGAGCGGGAAACCTTGTACGCGGATTGGTCAGACCGTCTGGGCGAGGATGTGCTCGGCACAGTGCGCAATATTGATGCTGCTGGGAATGTCATCCTGTCTCTGGGCAGAACAGAAGCAATTCTGCCCAAAAGCGAGCAGATCCCAACCGAGCAATATACACCAAACCAGAGGCTACGCGCCTATGTCTATGAAGTAGAGAAGACAAACCGTGGGCCGCGCATCAAAGTTTCACGCACCCATCAGAAATTGCTGCGACGCTTGCTCGAGAACGAAGTTCCGGAGATCTATCAGGGCACTGTCGAGATCAAAGGCATCGCTCGAGAACCCGGTTCGCGCTCAAAAGTAGCGGTAGCGGCCACCCAGCCAGGCATTGACCCGGTTGGCTCCTGCGTTGGCATGCGGGGCGTACGCATTCAGAACATTGTGAACGAACTAAATGGAGAGAAAATCGACGTCGTGGCCTGGTCTCCAGAGGAGACGGAATTCATCGCCAATGCGCTCAGCCCAGCCAAGGTGGAGCATGTGTGGTTGGATCGCGAGACCAAGACCGCCACAGTGGTTGTACCCGATAGCCAGCTTTCGCTTGCCATCGGCAAAGAGGGGCAAAATGCCCGCCTGGCAGCCAAGTTGACCAACTGGCGCATTGACATCAAGAGTTCTTCGGAAGCAGCGGAGGAGATCGAACGACGCGCTAAGGAGGCAGCAGAGGCTGCGGCCAGAGAACGAGAATTGGCAGCAAAACGCGAGGCTGCCGCAGCGCTTCTGGCACAGGCAGAGTTAAGCCTGGCCCAAGAAGAACAAGGCATTGCCGAGGTGATTGGCGAGGCGGAAGGAGCCCTATTTGCTACAGAGCCAAGTGTAGATCAGGGGGCCTTGGCTACCGAACCAGCCCCCAGTGAAGAAATGGCCACGATTCCTGCTCAGGCGACTTTGGTACAGGAAGCAACCCCTCCAGCAGAGGCTACTGTCGAGGCAGAAGAAGCGGCCACTGGGCAGGAGGTTGAGTCTGAAGCCGAAGAATCACCTGCCATCAAATGGGAAGCCGAAAGCGAGTATGAAGAAGAGGAGTATGAGCCGAAAGAGGGAAAACGGCACAAGGGCAAAGCCAAGAAGAAGGGACGTCTACAACAACGCAGGGTCAGCCGCCGTGTTGACTGGCAAGATGAAATAGAGGAGTGGTAA
- a CDS encoding proline--tRNA ligase: MRLSQLFGRTLREVPAEAECISHQLSLRAGLIRPLAAGIYSYLPLGWRVLRKIERIMREEMDAIGGQEVHMPVVNPAEIWRATGRYDAPAPGPALVRFRDRANHDLVLAMTHEEVVADLLRREIVSYRQLPFIIYHIQTKFRDEPRARGGLIRAREFTMKDAYSCHPDRNSLDEFYPRMYQAYVNIFRRCGVRAIPIVADTGVMGGPESHEFMVPCASGEDTLIRCAHCGYAANVEKATFAKPVGISEVERPIEEIATPGCKTIADVAAFVGVPTQQTLKALFYTTERGEIVLALIRGDLQVNVVKLANALAGAELHPSTEAELQAAGLVPGYASPVGLAGFRVIADDSITLGNNFVAGANKEGYHLKNVNYPRDFAVSTITDIAMAQAGDQCPQCGSALQAMQGIELGHLFKLGTRYSEALGATYLAKDGQQRPIVMGSYGIGTGRLMAAIIEENHDDHGIIWPASVAPYLFHLLSLGATQPEVHSAAEQLYRHLLEAGYEVLYDDRDESAGVKFNDADLIGIPWRITVSRKTLAQESVELKARSESASRLVPLAELDALLASLTSGIDALPLR; encoded by the coding sequence ATGCGCCTGTCACAATTATTTGGGCGAACGCTGCGCGAGGTTCCTGCCGAGGCGGAATGCATCAGCCACCAACTCTCGTTGCGAGCAGGGCTGATCCGCCCCTTGGCAGCCGGCATCTACAGTTACCTGCCACTTGGCTGGCGTGTGCTGCGCAAGATCGAACGCATCATGCGCGAAGAGATGGATGCCATTGGCGGGCAAGAAGTGCACATGCCCGTGGTCAACCCGGCCGAAATCTGGCGCGCCACAGGGCGCTATGATGCGCCAGCACCAGGGCCCGCTCTGGTACGCTTCCGCGACCGCGCCAACCACGATCTGGTGCTGGCCATGACTCACGAGGAAGTTGTGGCAGACTTGCTGCGGCGGGAAATCGTTTCCTACCGCCAGCTTCCCTTCATAATTTACCACATTCAGACCAAATTCCGCGACGAGCCGCGGGCACGTGGAGGTCTGATCCGCGCTCGAGAGTTCACCATGAAGGACGCATACAGTTGCCATCCGGACCGGAACAGCCTGGATGAGTTCTACCCACGGATGTATCAGGCTTATGTCAACATATTCCGCCGCTGCGGAGTGCGAGCCATCCCTATTGTTGCAGATACGGGAGTGATGGGCGGCCCCGAATCCCATGAATTCATGGTGCCCTGTGCCTCAGGCGAAGATACCCTGATCCGTTGTGCCCATTGTGGGTATGCCGCCAACGTAGAGAAAGCAACTTTTGCCAAGCCCGTTGGTATCTCAGAAGTGGAACGCCCTATCGAGGAAATCGCCACACCGGGTTGCAAGACAATTGCCGATGTGGCAGCCTTTGTTGGTGTGCCCACTCAGCAGACGCTCAAGGCACTGTTCTACACTACAGAGCGCGGCGAAATCGTGCTTGCCCTTATCCGTGGCGACCTGCAAGTGAACGTAGTCAAGCTCGCCAATGCCTTAGCGGGCGCCGAGTTGCATCCTTCCACTGAAGCGGAATTGCAGGCCGCTGGACTTGTTCCAGGTTACGCCTCGCCTGTCGGACTGGCGGGGTTTCGCGTCATTGCTGATGATTCGATTACCCTAGGCAACAATTTTGTCGCCGGTGCGAATAAGGAAGGGTATCATCTGAAGAATGTGAACTACCCGCGCGACTTTGCTGTTAGCACCATCACGGACATCGCCATGGCCCAGGCAGGAGACCAATGCCCACAGTGCGGCAGCGCCTTGCAAGCGATGCAGGGAATCGAGTTAGGACACCTTTTCAAGCTGGGCACTCGCTACAGCGAAGCACTAGGTGCAACCTACCTGGCCAAAGATGGACAACAACGTCCTATCGTCATGGGCTCGTACGGGATTGGTACGGGGAGATTGATGGCTGCAATTATTGAGGAAAACCACGATGACCACGGCATCATTTGGCCCGCTTCCGTCGCCCCTTATCTGTTCCACTTGTTATCTCTAGGTGCGACCCAGCCAGAGGTCCATTCTGCTGCAGAACAACTGTACCGTCATCTGCTAGAAGCCGGCTACGAGGTGCTCTACGATGACCGAGACGAGAGCGCCGGGGTCAAGTTCAACGACGCTGACCTGATTGGCATCCCCTGGCGTATTACTGTGAGTCGTAAAACACTGGCTCAAGAGAGCGTAGAACTCAAGGCACGTAGCGAAAGCGCCTCCCGCCTAGTGCCCTTGGCTGAATTGGATGCCCTGCTGGCTAGCCTGACCTCAGGGATTGATGCGCTCCCTCTGCGTTAG
- a CDS encoding bifunctional oligoribonuclease/PAP phosphatase NrnA, producing MNSAKRYLQAAQSVYIACHIIPDGDAIGSLLGLGLGLRHLGKSCIMACADPVPAKFDFLPSWREITAQPPTNEEVIVTIDSSDIERLGSLYDERVFGSRPVINIDHHVTNTRFGTVNLVQLLPSTAEIVYGLLKQLKVPLDKDISTALLVGLITDTQCFRTSNVSAKQLRTAIALTQAGASLSEITELVFNREPISTICLWGQALAHVQRRGRILWTEIDQHMMRKCGASPNEGNGLVSFLASTMGVDVAIVFREKDDGRIEVSMRAGPGWDISDVAFRLGGGGHPRAAGCTIAGKMVKVRELILNEIETALQKQAQDKREQSAGNS from the coding sequence ATGAATAGCGCGAAGCGCTACCTTCAGGCAGCCCAATCGGTCTATATCGCTTGCCATATCATCCCAGATGGGGATGCCATCGGTTCCCTGCTGGGGCTTGGACTGGGATTGCGGCACCTGGGAAAATCGTGCATTATGGCTTGCGCCGATCCGGTGCCCGCCAAATTCGATTTTCTTCCTTCCTGGCGCGAAATTACTGCCCAGCCTCCCACAAACGAAGAAGTCATTGTCACGATAGATTCCAGTGACATCGAGCGCCTGGGCTCGCTGTACGATGAGCGCGTTTTCGGCAGCCGACCGGTGATCAACATTGATCACCACGTGACAAACACGCGTTTCGGCACAGTCAACCTGGTACAACTGCTGCCTTCTACTGCGGAGATCGTGTATGGGTTGCTCAAGCAACTGAAAGTGCCGCTGGACAAAGACATTTCTACGGCGCTTCTTGTCGGGCTGATTACGGACACGCAGTGCTTCCGTACGAGCAACGTCAGTGCCAAGCAATTGCGCACGGCTATTGCTTTGACCCAGGCAGGGGCATCGCTCAGCGAAATCACTGAGCTCGTCTTTAACCGAGAACCGATCTCGACTATTTGCCTGTGGGGCCAAGCACTGGCCCATGTACAGCGGCGTGGGCGCATCTTGTGGACAGAGATAGATCAGCACATGATGCGCAAGTGCGGTGCATCACCTAACGAGGGCAATGGCTTAGTCAGTTTCCTGGCTAGCACGATGGGAGTTGATGTAGCCATTGTCTTTCGCGAGAAGGATGATGGGCGCATCGAGGTGTCCATGCGTGCTGGGCCTGGCTGGGACATCTCCGACGTGGCGTTCCGACTGGGAGGTGGCGGGCATCCGCGCGCGGCGGGATGCACGATCGCGGGAAAGATGGTCAAAGTACGCGAACTTATCTTGAATGAGATCGAGACTGCCTTGCAGAAGCAGGCACAAGACAAAAGAGAGCAGTCAGCAGGAAACAGTTAG
- a CDS encoding YlxR family protein — MAPKHIPLRTCVQCQQVRPKRELIRIVRTPQGTIEIDERGKAAGRGAYLCRNKACWEGAISRQRLDYALKTTLSPADKERLLAYSQNLPSSDTE, encoded by the coding sequence ATGGCACCCAAACATATTCCTTTGCGAACCTGTGTGCAATGTCAACAGGTGCGCCCAAAACGAGAACTGATCCGTATTGTCCGTACCCCTCAGGGAACCATCGAGATAGATGAGAGGGGAAAAGCTGCTGGTCGCGGGGCATATCTGTGCCGCAACAAGGCTTGCTGGGAAGGTGCTATCTCGCGTCAGCGATTGGATTATGCACTGAAGACAACGCTGAGCCCTGCAGACAAAGAGCGGCTTCTGGCCTATAGCCAGAATTTGCCTAGTAGCGACACAGAATAG
- a CDS encoding GH3 auxin-responsive promoter family protein — MQTTILPGMEEMLRGFVQPWYQALADPGAAQQAVLQRLLQGYARTGYGQQHQASMVTTLEEYRKAFPIVTYEDIKPLIERTMAGETDLLLYEPPVGWAITRGTTKGESKFIPMTRTDLKMRVSAGRALINYVLLTKQLDIFRGVNLNLNFPSVVGKVRMGDREVEYGYSSGIYVKHVSQSTPLRSLPTQDEIDALGGGKTIRDWERRFELAYERCKDENVTVVGGVAPTAITFGRYLRKAHKVYPKDLWRVQVMTLGSVPGINTRYAPALRAMYGPAAILEIYGATEGMFGQQRDERRAWVPNYDLFLFEVETKRGLIMLHEMHPGETGSLVVSTPILPRYRIGDLILAFDAPYFRCIGRDEPLTRLRYFWNQIMSLDLGPP, encoded by the coding sequence ATGCAAACAACTATATTGCCTGGCATGGAGGAGATGCTGAGGGGGTTTGTGCAGCCCTGGTATCAGGCTCTGGCTGATCCTGGCGCCGCGCAACAAGCGGTATTGCAGCGCCTGCTGCAAGGCTATGCACGCACGGGCTATGGCCAACAGCACCAGGCCAGCATGGTCACCACCCTTGAGGAATACCGCAAAGCCTTCCCCATTGTCACCTATGAGGATATCAAGCCTTTGATTGAGCGTACCATGGCCGGCGAAACTGACCTATTGCTCTACGAGCCTCCAGTCGGCTGGGCCATCACGCGCGGGACAACAAAGGGCGAATCCAAGTTCATCCCCATGACTCGCACTGATTTGAAGATGCGCGTTAGTGCTGGCCGCGCTCTCATCAACTATGTGTTGCTCACGAAGCAACTGGACATCTTTCGAGGTGTAAACCTCAACCTCAATTTTCCCTCCGTGGTCGGAAAGGTGCGCATGGGGGATCGCGAAGTCGAATATGGTTATAGTTCAGGAATTTATGTCAAGCATGTTTCCCAGAGCACGCCGCTGCGCTCCCTCCCCACTCAGGACGAGATTGATGCACTGGGAGGTGGGAAAACCATTCGCGATTGGGAGCGGCGCTTCGAGTTGGCTTATGAGCGTTGTAAGGATGAAAACGTAACCGTCGTGGGTGGTGTAGCACCGACGGCGATCACCTTTGGACGCTATCTACGCAAAGCGCACAAGGTCTATCCGAAGGATTTGTGGCGCGTACAAGTCATGACTCTAGGCAGCGTGCCAGGCATCAACACCCGCTACGCGCCTGCACTGCGGGCAATGTATGGCCCAGCAGCCATTCTGGAGATCTATGGAGCGACAGAGGGCATGTTTGGGCAACAACGCGACGAACGCCGCGCATGGGTCCCCAATTACGATCTGTTCCTCTTTGAGGTCGAGACCAAGCGCGGGCTGATCATGCTCCACGAGATGCATCCCGGCGAAACGGGCAGCCTCGTAGTCTCCACGCCCATCCTGCCGCGCTATAGGATTGGCGATCTCATTCTCGCTTTCGATGCACCGTACTTCCGCTGCATTGGCCGCGACGAGCCACTCACCCGGTTGCGCTACTTCTGGAATCAGATCATGAGCCTGGACCTGGGTCCACCATGA
- the tgt gene encoding tRNA guanosine(34) transglycosylase Tgt, translating into MKNNYKGTSVLELPRGQLQLPVFLPDATHGVVRSLDANDLLQCGVQALQMNVFHLMQRPGSSTIKALGGLHNMFGWPKPIVTDSGGFQVYSLIHQNPKYGSLTERGMLFRPEGASRRFYLTPEKSIQLQVDYGADLVICLDDCTDVNQPLSIQQASVERTIKWAKRCKAEFERQMELRGLEKGARPLLFAVVQGGGYRDLRKRCAEELLAIGFDGFGLGGWPLDSAGNLLEEIIAYTRELIPANFPMHALGVGQPANIVTCARIGYNLFDSTMPTKDARHGRLYLFTSEPKSSTLADDWYTHLYIQDAKNMKANQPISPYCDCLCCSHYSRAYLHHLFKVNDSLFHRLATMHNLRFVMQLMARLREMNMG; encoded by the coding sequence ATGAAGAACAATTACAAGGGGACAAGCGTTTTGGAGTTGCCGCGGGGGCAATTGCAGTTGCCTGTCTTCCTGCCAGATGCCACGCATGGTGTAGTCCGTTCATTGGATGCTAACGACTTGCTGCAATGTGGGGTGCAAGCGCTCCAAATGAATGTCTTCCACCTGATGCAAAGGCCGGGCTCCTCCACGATCAAAGCACTGGGCGGATTGCACAACATGTTCGGCTGGCCAAAGCCCATCGTCACAGATTCGGGTGGTTTTCAGGTTTATTCGCTCATCCACCAAAACCCCAAGTATGGCAGCCTAACCGAACGCGGCATGCTCTTCCGTCCAGAGGGAGCCTCGCGCCGCTTTTACCTCACGCCCGAGAAGAGCATCCAACTACAGGTAGACTATGGTGCTGACCTCGTCATCTGCCTCGACGATTGCACGGATGTGAATCAGCCCTTGTCCATACAGCAAGCATCGGTGGAAAGAACAATCAAGTGGGCCAAACGGTGCAAAGCGGAGTTCGAGCGCCAGATGGAACTACGAGGCTTGGAGAAGGGAGCGCGTCCGCTCCTTTTTGCCGTCGTCCAAGGCGGTGGCTACCGCGATCTGCGCAAGCGCTGCGCCGAAGAGTTGCTCGCAATAGGATTCGACGGATTCGGGCTGGGTGGATGGCCACTGGACAGCGCAGGCAACTTGCTGGAAGAAATCATCGCATATACCCGCGAACTGATCCCAGCCAACTTCCCGATGCACGCCCTGGGCGTGGGCCAGCCAGCCAACATCGTAACCTGCGCCAGGATAGGCTATAACCTGTTTGACAGCACCATGCCCACTAAGGATGCGCGACATGGCCGGCTATATCTGTTCACCAGCGAGCCAAAATCCAGCACGCTAGCAGACGATTGGTACACGCATCTGTATATCCAGGACGCGAAGAACATGAAGGCTAACCAGCCCATTTCCCCCTACTGCGATTGCCTCTGCTGCTCCCACTACTCCCGTGCTTATTTGCACCATTTGTTCAAAGTGAATGACAGTTTGTTCCATAGATTGGCCACGATGCACAACCTGCGCTTTGTGATGCAGCTCATGGCACGCCTGAGAGAGATGAACATGGGATGA
- the rbfA gene encoding 30S ribosome-binding factor RbfA, whose amino-acid sequence MPTRRQERVSSRIQEEISELLQQRVRDPRLTYVTVTKVEITADLKLATIFVSALGDQKSRDDALAGLQHASRYIRRELAQRLQMRFAPELRFMLDDTWEHVARVESLLEQLQNTPPSNEVDASAQERE is encoded by the coding sequence ATGCCCACACGACGTCAAGAACGAGTCAGCAGTCGCATCCAAGAAGAAATCAGCGAACTGCTGCAACAAAGAGTGCGGGATCCACGTTTGACATACGTGACGGTCACAAAAGTTGAGATCACCGCCGATCTAAAACTGGCCACGATATTCGTCAGCGCGCTGGGCGATCAAAAGTCGCGCGACGATGCCCTGGCAGGGTTGCAGCACGCTTCGCGTTACATTCGCCGGGAATTAGCGCAACGTCTTCAAATGCGCTTTGCGCCGGAACTGCGTTTCATGTTGGATGATACCTGGGAACATGTTGCGCGCGTAGAGTCCCTCTTGGAGCAGTTGCAGAACACACCACCGAGCAATGAAGTAGACGCATCGGCCCAAGAGCGGGAGTGA